Below is a genomic region from Sphingomonas phyllosphaerae.
CCGAGGGACACAAAGCGATCGTCCATACCGCCGCAGCGTCGAACCTCGGGCAGATGCTCCAGAAAATCTGCCTCGCCGATGGCGTGCCGCTGGTGAACATCGTCCGCAAGCCCGAGCAGGCAGCGATCCTGCGGGGGATCGGCGCAACCTATGTGCTCAACAGCCAGGACGAGGATTTTCGCGCGCAACTGGCGGATGCCTGTGCTGAGACGGGCGCGACGATCGCGTTCGACGCGATCGGCGGCGGGTCGCTGGGGAGCGATATCCTGCAGGCGATGGAGCAGGCCGCCAACCGTAACGCGGGCGCGTATAGCCGCTACGGCTCGGAGACGTTCAAGCAGCTGTATATCTATGGTGCGCTGGATACCGGCGCGACGACGCTCAACCGGCTGGCGTTCGGGTTCCAGTGGAGTGTGTCGGGCTTCCTGCTGTTCCCGTGGCTCAAGAAGGCGGGCGCGGAGACTGCGGCGCGGATGCGGCAGCGGATCGCCGACGAGCTGACCACGACGTTCGCGAGCAACTACACCGCGACGATCGGGTTGAAGGAGTCTCTGAATCCCGACGTGCTGCGCGCGTATGAGCGCAAGGCGACTGGGGAGAAGTACC
It encodes:
- a CDS encoding zinc-binding dehydrogenase, with translation MSDIKGLELRSIVDAEGSLTLRLEEVTYPTPADDEVLVRVEAAPINPSDLGLLLGPADVATLEDVGTPDAPALRFQVPRGRMGGLRARVGQSLPVGNEGAGTVVAAGAQGQELVGRKVGMIGGAMFAQYRLAKLREVVPLPEGASAADGAAMFVNPLTSLAFVEAMRAEGHKAIVHTAAASNLGQMLQKICLADGVPLVNIVRKPEQAAILRGIGATYVLNSQDEDFRAQLADACAETGATIAFDAIGGGSLGSDILQAMEQAANRNAGAYSRYGSETFKQLYIYGALDTGATTLNRLAFGFQWSVSGFLLFPWLKKAGAETAARMRQRIADELTTTFASNYTATIGLKESLNPDVLRAYERKATGEKYLIDPTR